The sequence below is a genomic window from Paenibacillus sp. DCT19.
TTATTTCAGGAACAATTCTCAGGACATGCAGGAACATACCCATGCAGACGTTGCGATCGAGATCATTAATAAGTACTATGCTGAGGATATATCGCTCCAAGGCGTAGCAAACCAGATTAACGTTAATCCATCGTATCTTAGCCGATTGTTCAAGCAGGAAAAAGGGGAGAATTTTATCGCATATTTAACGCGAGTTCGAATGGAACATGCGAAGAATTACCTTTTGAGCAAAGAGCTAAGAGTGTATGAAATCGCAGAAAAGGTAGGTTACCATAACTACACGTACTTCAGTAAAATTTTCAAAAGATCTGTAGGGCATACCCCTGAAGAATATCGAGATCTACAGCAGGAATCCTTGTAAACCATGAATAGGGGTGCATCCGATGAAGCAAGTCCGATTCGTTCGAATCCAGCACAAAATCATGGTGATCTGCATAACGGTTATTATCCTTCCGGTACTTGTGATGACCATCAATTCCTATTATTCTTCTGAACGATTATTGACACAGAATTATACGAACGTGCTGAACGATCTATCCAAGCAGACCAATATTCGAATAGATGAGTTTCTAAAAGAAATCGAAAAAATTACACTCCTCGCGAGCAATGGACTTAGTAATGATCTATCTGCGACGCCTGAAGGCAGTTTTCCAATTCAAGACTTTCTACGAAATAGTGATGAGCAGCGAGAGATTGCAGCATACAATATTCTGATGAACTATATTATGATGAAGGATCGCGTATTCTCCATATATCTCTATAACCTGAACGGAGGACAAGATCTGTTTGTCAGTCCTCACCAGCCTATTGATCCAAACTACAAAGTAGCGAACGAATTGTGGTTCAAAAGGTTTTTGCATAGGAATGATCGAACCATCACCTTGACTACCCGAATTGATGAGCAATTGCAGAATAAAATCTTAGCAGTCTCACATGCGCGGAAAATTCATGATGTCTCTACGGGCAAACTGCTTGGTGTAATCGTCGTTAGCATTGATATTAAATTTATTGAAATCGTTAATCGTAACTTGCAGGAGGGGCTGCGCTCCAGATTCATGATCGTAGATGAGGACGATAAGATTGTATATAACGTGGATGAGCGCTTGATTGGTACGTTGTTTCGGGGAAACGTGCGTCCACCTGAAGCAACGAATGTTGTAGTGACCAGTCCTTTAAGTCAGCAAAAGTGGACAAGTTATCTTTATATGCCTTTGGATGAGTTAACAGCTGACGGTAAAATTTTGGGTCGTAACTTGGTAACGCTTGCCGTCGTCATGTTTCTTTTTGCAGTCGTGTTATCTGTCTTTCTATCTCATGTCATTACAACGCCAATTAAGAGACTGTTACGTAATATATCCCTTGTAGAGAAGGGGCAATTCGAACAAGTTGAGCATATTCGCTCACGAGATGAGATAGGGCATTTGTCAGTAAGGTTTAACAAGATGTCCCATGAGCTAAAACGGATGGTTGAGCGTATGCAGCAAGAAGAGATGGAGAAGGCTCAAGCCGAGATGCGTGCACTCCATCATCAGATCAACCCCCATTTTCTGTATAACACACTTGGATCAGTCAAATGGATTGCCTCCATGCAGCAGGCTGACAAAATTGTGGAAATGACAGATGCACTAATCTCTATGCTCCGTTACGCCACAAGATCAGATAATAGTCTAGTAACCATTCGTGAGGAGTTAGACAACATTAAGAATTATGTAACCATTCAGAATGTGAGATACTACGGCTGTATTCAGATGAACTATGAAATTGAAGATCGACTAATGGACTACCGGATGCCCAAAATGATTCTACAGCCCATTGTTGAAAATGCGATTTTTCACGGTCTTGCCGAACGTGAGGATGATGGTGTCATAACGATACGGATTCAAATGAAGGGGAGTGATATTACAATCGAAGTTTGTGATAATGGAGTAGGTATGGAAGAGCATATGATCCAGAGCTTTATGACTGAGAAGTTAAGAGCAAGTGATGGCACAAAAGGGATTGGTGTCCACAATGTGCAGCGTCGCATTCAGCTTCATTTTGGAAAGTCTTACGGGATCCAGGTGGAAAGTGCAGTAGGGGAGGGCACGATTTTTACCATTCTTCTACCGGCTATATCTGATGACGATTATATATAATGAGAGTGAATAAACAAAAGGACTTGCAGTTCAGCCTGCAAGTCCTTTTGATATCGTTATAGCCAGCTCAGAGCATGAAATGCACGAATCATTTGCTTATCCTTTGACACTACCAAGCACCAATCCTTTAGTAAAGTACTTCTGTAGAAATGGATATACAAGCAGGATCGGTATGGCTCCTAAGAACATTTGAGCAGCGCGTCCCGTTCTGGCGTTCATCATGGATAACAGCTGGGTATAATCCGATCCAGATTTCAGCATGATTTGTTCAAAGCTCTGCAGGAGGGTCTGTAAATAACTTTGTAATGGATAATTGGCTGGATTGTTCATATAGATAATGCCATCAAACCAAGAATTCCAGTGGGCGACGATGCTGAACAAGCCGACTGTTGCAAGGGCTGGTTTGAGGAGTGGAAGTAAAATACGCAGCAAGACTTGCACAGGCCCAGCCCCGTCAATGATGGCGGATTCCTCAATCTCTTCAGGTAAGCCTCTAATGAAATTCATGAGAATAATCATACTGAACACGGGTAGAGCACCGGGCAGAATCAGCGACCAGATGGAATCGATCAGCCCCATTTTGACGACCACCAGATACGTTGGAATTAACCCTCCATTAAATAACATGGTGACGATGAAAAAGCCCATATAGATATTACGGCCCATCACTTTGTCCTTCGATTTGGATAGTGGGTAGGCAGTGAGAACAATCAATACAAGATTTACTAACGTTCCGAGTATCGTTCGTTTAACGGCGATCCAGAGAGAGGAGAAAAACGCTCCGCCTGTTAAGGCAAACTCATATGCTTTCGTATTGAATTCGACTGGCCAGAATGTAACACTACCTGCAGATACGGCTGAACTACTGCTGAACGATACAGCGAGCAAATTGA
It includes:
- a CDS encoding sensor histidine kinase, whose product is MKQVRFVRIQHKIMVICITVIILPVLVMTINSYYSSERLLTQNYTNVLNDLSKQTNIRIDEFLKEIEKITLLASNGLSNDLSATPEGSFPIQDFLRNSDEQREIAAYNILMNYIMMKDRVFSIYLYNLNGGQDLFVSPHQPIDPNYKVANELWFKRFLHRNDRTITLTTRIDEQLQNKILAVSHARKIHDVSTGKLLGVIVVSIDIKFIEIVNRNLQEGLRSRFMIVDEDDKIVYNVDERLIGTLFRGNVRPPEATNVVVTSPLSQQKWTSYLYMPLDELTADGKILGRNLVTLAVVMFLFAVVLSVFLSHVITTPIKRLLRNISLVEKGQFEQVEHIRSRDEIGHLSVRFNKMSHELKRMVERMQQEEMEKAQAEMRALHHQINPHFLYNTLGSVKWIASMQQADKIVEMTDALISMLRYATRSDNSLVTIREELDNIKNYVTIQNVRYYGCIQMNYEIEDRLMDYRMPKMILQPIVENAIFHGLAEREDDGVITIRIQMKGSDITIEVCDNGVGMEEHMIQSFMTEKLRASDGTKGIGVHNVQRRIQLHFGKSYGIQVESAVGEGTIFTILLPAISDDDYI
- a CDS encoding carbohydrate ABC transporter permease, which produces MVYDKSLSRRLFHIVNYTILLVISLLCILPFINLLAVSFSSSSAVSAGSVTFWPVEFNTKAYEFALTGGAFFSSLWIAVKRTILGTLVNLVLIVLTAYPLSKSKDKVMGRNIYMGFFIVTMLFNGGLIPTYLVVVKMGLIDSIWSLILPGALPVFSMIILMNFIRGLPEEIEESAIIDGAGPVQVLLRILLPLLKPALATVGLFSIVAHWNSWFDGIIYMNNPANYPLQSYLQTLLQSFEQIMLKSGSDYTQLLSMMNARTGRAAQMFLGAIPILLVYPFLQKYFTKGLVLGSVKG